In a single window of the Nilaparvata lugens isolate BPH chromosome 1, ASM1435652v1, whole genome shotgun sequence genome:
- the LOC111064131 gene encoding uncharacterized protein LOC111064131 — MDFYLASLSIMLLAAIHSGASEDPLKCYSCSSKSNPECAEGDTDKLKAFEVECDSKAITAANSLITAVSPGLTNLGSKLGFDFKAETLKMACLKAEFTEKETDKKGVLRSCSVAKSDEKDWCGKVVKSLGDKNSDVSCTQCDGNLCNGSTIASPSLFIIALMSFISCLIVLKQ; from the exons atggatTTCTATCTTGCATCTCTGAGCATCATGCTCTTAGCAGCAATTCATTCTG GAGCATCAGAGGATCCGCTGAAGTGCTACTCGTGTTCTTCGAAGAGCAACCCCGAGTGCGCGGAGGGCGACACTGACAAGCTGAAGGCTTTCGAGGTGGAGTGCGACTCGAAGGCAATCACTGCTGCCAACAGCCTCATCACGGCCGTCTCTCCCGGCCTCACCAACCTCGGCAGCAAGCTCGGATTCGACTTCAAGGCTGAAACTTTGAAAATGGCTTGTCTCAAGGCTGAGTTCACTG agAAAGAAACCGATAAGAAAGGAGTGCTGAGATCGTGTTCAGTTGCAAAGAGCGACGAGAAGGACTGGTGCGGAAAGGTGGTGAAGTCGCTGGGTGACAAGAACTCAGACGTGTCGTGCACTCAGTGTGATGGCAACCTCTGCAACGGCTCCACCATCGCTTCTCCGTCCTTGTTCATCATTGCTCTCATGTCATTCATCTCCTGCCTCATTGTTCTCAAGCAATAA
- the LOC111058595 gene encoding uncharacterized protein LOC111058595 — protein MIPVLQYTKKPSTTDESGAISDDDSRNYDKVLGKKSVHETIYFSYQNVLSQADLPNHILTSNEKIYRVPFRLLGVAEYSFILLVVLTRTGLTVVNLCVLEDKTIIDCYSVAFNAASFISMSKSADVASKFNNLRYFSILFKNRIALKGRCLVLNKYKLLNNSLEGMPVEILLKIIKYLTIDDQEKVASLSSTLYSKTTSFL, from the exons ATGATT cctgtactccaatacacaaaaaagcCAAGTACTACTGATGAATCTGGAGCTATTTCGGATGATGACTCGCGTAATTATGACAAG GTCCTTGGCAAAAAATCGGTACATGAAACAATCTATTTTAGTTACCAAAATGTGCTCTCACAGGCTGATTTACCAAATCATATTTTGACGTCGAATGAAAAAATTTATAGAGTGCCTTTTAGATTGTTGGGAGTTGCAGAGTATTCATTTATTCTGTTGGTGGTTCTGACGAGAACAGGACTAACTGTGGTGAATTTGTGTGTGCTCGAGGACAAAACTATCATCGATTGCTACTCAGTGGCATTCAACGCGGCATCATTCATTTCGATGAGCAAATCAGCAGATGTTGCCTCAAAGTTCAATAACCTAAGATACTTCAGTATTCTATTTAAAAATAGAATCGCCCTGAAag GACGTTGTCTTGTATTGAACAAGTATAAGTTATTGAATAACAGTTTGGAAGGAATGCCCGTGGAAATTCTActgaaaattatcaaatacCTAACGATTGACGATCAGGAGAAGGTTGCCAGTCTCTCATCAACATTGTATTCGAAAACTACGAGCTTTTTATGA